In Oryza sativa Japonica Group chromosome 1, ASM3414082v1, the genomic stretch TCTTGAGGTTGCTCTATTTGTTTAGTGATGCTAGAAAAGTTTGTACCACCATGGATCTTTAGATAAATGTACTATAAGCTCCAAACACAGGATAATGCAGAAACAACTAGCCCAAATCTATAAAACTGCACTCATAATTCCCACTTAGCAACTTGCTTATAGAAAATATCCCACAAACAACTTTTTAACTCAATGTGATGGGTGTATAGCACATCCTCACAACCACCAACTCCTTTTGATGGAGTAAATAATAGCTTTTGTTGCCTGTTAGAGTAGCTTAATGTTTTATTTCCCATCATGTTTTTTGGGGACTAGCTGCATGCTACTCTACAATTTTTGTTTAATCATTTGTTTGCCTTGTTTTCTTATCAGTTCAATTCAAACTATCAAAAAGAAAGGCAGACGAGAACCTGCAAAGTCTTCATGTTTTAATGTATGGAAGAAAATCAAATGTAAGGTTACTGCACACCTTGTTTAGCTTTAATGTAATTTGctcatcttcttttttaaaTGTGTTCAATTCTCTGCAGGTCCATTTCTTGAAGAGAAACATATCccaattttctggttttgttTGGACTGACAATCAGGTGTGTTTTTGAGTTGATGTAATGCTATGTGaaacaattttatttttatacatgCTGAGCTTTATTTTTTGGTATGTCTGCCTGAAATCTTTCTCAGGAAAAACAAAGGACCAGGATAAAGGAAAAGCTTGACAAATTTAACAAGGAGAAGTTGCTGGATTTTTGTGAAATCCTTGATATACATGTTTCCAGAGCAGCCACAAAGAAGGTTAGTTGGCTGAGCTTCATTTCGTTTTATGGTCCATGTAATAAATCCTGTAGCAATACCCATGTGTTTTGTTGTACTTCAGGAGGAAGTCTCTGCCAAATTACTGGAATTTTTGGAGTCCCCTTGCATCACTAGAGATGTTGTTCTCACTGATGATAAGGTACATAATCTAATCAATGCTGAGTCTTCTTTTCTAGGTTGAAGTATTGCTAATTTTCATTGCCCTTGCAGAAAGGGAAGAAACGTGGAAGGAGATCTAAAGGAAATGGCCAGGCGACTGCTGAAGGCGCTTCTGATGGGAAGGTAACATCCCTTGGTGCCAAGTGGCTTGAAAATGTTGTATTATTTTCCACCTACGGGTttgccaagaaaaaaaaaccatatatCATGTCTCGCCTTCTGGTGTCTGCTGAAGTCTGGTGCTGTGCATCATTAAGTTGCTTAGTGTGTTAGAATAAAGTGGGTTTCTATTTATGTTTGGCTATTCATTTGTGGTTACTGTTATGAACCATCCAGAATTTGACATGTGTTGTAATTAAACCATCTGGTTATTATTCTGAAATGTTATTAGCAGAAGTACTAAAATTGGAAAAGTTTATGCCAAAGCTGAATAATCAATGAATCTCTGATACGTacaaaaaatatatggaactaaggTAAAAAAGGGGCCTAAAATCCAGGGTAGACTTTATGTCTTAAGCTAGGGACTTAAGAGCCTAATCTCACATAACATACATGTGATCTTAGTCTATAGAATGTTATTCAGTGATATTTAACACTAACAAAGTAGAGTTGCTGTTGAACTGTCACATAAAGCTGATTTTCATGGTAGACGATGAAGTCATGAAGATCATTTATCTGGGCCTGGTAGACGATGAAGTCATGAATATCATTTGCAGGATTTATGCAATTATTCTTTGCTGTGGAAAACAGTAGGTCATGGTGGGTTTGGTAAGGAATATGTAGGAGTTGGGGGAGATAATGAGAGCGGTTTGAGAACAGTAGTTTGTGTGGTGAAATGGTCAAAGTTGAGGTTTCCATCAAACCTAAGCCTCCCTTTGCTTGTGCAACATGGGTTTTGTCATTTGTGGCCAACTTGATTATGCAATTCCATGTGGCTCGTCTACATATTTGTATACAATAAAGCTTCCTGGTTTTGTGTGCAATTGCTCTGGTTGCATGATACATCTTCTGATGGGAATCATGAGGACAGAATTTGCTGTTTGTTTTATTCCAGTCAACTGCTGGTTCAGTCTGTTTTTTAAGCCACACTTCCAATATGCTTTGGACCATAGGCAGATAGGGAGCTGAGGTCACTATCATTTCTTTGGACCATAGGATTAAATCATCCTGTTGATTGTTTTATGAAATGTGAAACAAAATATGCATActtggaagaaaaaaataaatattattattattagtcaAGACTAAGGAATTTCATTTTTCACTATCTTTACACAGCAATTTTTGTACTATAGCCAAACACTTATTGTGTGctttcattttgtttttcaGCTAGGTGTCTAATATTCTATACTCTGCTGTCTACATATATTCTCATCTTATTAAATCAAATTGATAAGCATTTATAAAATCAAATTGAGTTTCTATACTCTACTGTGTACATATACTGCAACAGAAAACAAATTGAGTTTCTACCTtattaaatcaattaataaaCACTCATTTAGTCCAAGTAATAATACGATTTTCCTTATTAAACAAGTAGGTGATTTTTTGAAATTTGGGGAGAGCCAATAGTGAAACGGGAGACGACTCATTGAAAGGTGGTAGGGGTAGTGTGGGAGTGGACACCACCACTACTAACATTTTAACATTATATTGACTAGATGTTAGCTTTAGTTTTAAGAGTTATTAATATATTTAGTAATATTTAATTATCAGCCAAAGCTAGCCTCTCGAAGCCATCCTCTTTATTGTAGTGGTTAATTTGTACTGACTCCTGATGTTTGTCTTTATAAacagaaaaggagaaagagTCGAAAGCAATCAACTGAAGCTGCTAAAGAGAATGACGATGAAGACGATGAGGGTCCTGCTGATTCTGAGGATGCATCAATGGGTGAGGAAGATGATGAGGATTCTGAAGCAAAAGATAATGCTGGGAGTGATGAAGAACCTGATGAGCCTCCAGCAAAGAAAAAGGCAACAGAtgataaacaaacaaaaaaggCAAAAGAAAAGGATGCGACTGCCAAGAAGGCTTCTACAAGACCTGCAAAAGGTGTGTCTAAGCCTTCTCAAGAcactgaagaagatgatgagccAGAAGTTGAGTTAGAAAGCAAAAAGGTTGTCAAAAAAGTCTCAAAGAGTTCAAAGGAGAGTGATGTTACTGTAGATAAAACCACCAAGAAGGCTTCTAAATCCAAAAAGGATGAAGGAAAAGATGGCCAGAACAATAATTCTGGTGCATTGAACAATAAGGCACGCAAGAAGGATGCTGCCAAGACAACCAATAAAAATAAAGGTACAGCCGTACAAATTGTACTCAGTTGTTTTGTCCAAATAATTTCTGCTGGAGGATTTATTTTGATTTTCAAGAGTACATTTTagatgtttttgaaaaaaatacccAACTATAACTATTAGATTGTAGGGAGTTGGAATTTTACAACTTGTGCATGTGCCCCCGTTTGCTTCTCACTCATCAAATATCAgtcaaatggttataaaaactctgaaaaaattaacaacattgATATGATAGGCATAGCACTGACACTGTTCATATCCAAATTTGTGTTCTGTTCTTAGACATAGATTTAATCCAGTATTGCCTGTTTGTGGCTGGACATGCCATTGTAATCTATGTAACTAATTTTTGTAGAACTTGTGAACATTTGGCTGACATGCAAGACATGAGTGTATATGCTCATTTAGTTTGTAATCGATTTTCCTATATTGTCAAGCATAGTCACACACCATCTCTTGCTCTacaggaaaaggaaaaggcaGCACAGAGGCTGGGGCAGCCCCAACCACTGAAGAGCTGCATGCTGTTGTTAGTGACATATTGAAGGAAGTTGACTTCAATACGGTAAGCAAATGGTTATGATCTGCACAATTTTTTTGGCCAGCTTTGTATGCTTACTGTTGTTTATATTATCTTGTAGGCGACATTGGCAGATATTCTTCGGCAATTAGGTACTcacttgttttcttctttgttaattTCCATTGTACATTTGGATAAAGTTGAAATATAATGTTACTTTACAGAAATTCcttatctatatgaatgtactGACATAGGTTGCTATTATTTTCACTGTAGGTACTCATTTTAAGATGGACCTCATGGATAGGAAATCAGAGGTGAAACACATTATTGAGGAAGTAATAAATAGTATGTCTGATGATGAGGAAGGTGAGGAAGACAATGCTGAAGATGACAAAGACAAAAATGCTAAGGAGGAAAATTCAAAGGAAGATGCTGATGGTGACGAGAAGTAATTCAGCGGACCACATGTGATGGTCGCTTGTGTTAGTGTTATGGATGCAGGACTTTCTAGCCCAACATTGCCGTTTGGGCTGTGTTGGGTCTGTACAATGAGGGCACCGCAACAATGAACTGGTGACCTGGGGGTAGTACAAGGTTGTTAACAATTTGATAGCCACACACACCTAGTTGTTGTGCTTGACTTTGGTGTGACTTGTAGTCTAGTTGCTGGTCATGTACAATAGCTGTGCTGTTATAACTTTGCTTAGGTAGCTAGCCTGACTGTAATATGCAGAATAATTCTTTGCCTGTTCCTTCCATTTATCCATGTAAAACAGTGAATTTGGAATTTTTGGTTCTTGTGTCAACTCTCATCTGCCCACCTTGCCAGGATGTTCAGGAGGATTTGTTGAGGAAATGATATCGGTCATTTCAGGAACCAACATGGGCTCTGGAGCAAAGGGGCATCTGTATCGAGGTGCTGTGCTGCAGTTTATGGTTCCGAATTAATAAGTGCCATCTGTGAGTATGAGCTGATTTTATGTGGTAAAATCTCTTAATTGCAATGTGATCCAGTGATTAATATGGAATGCCATATGTTATTGTTGATGGTGAAGTAAAATCTGCTCCTTTCCCTGATGATCCATGAAACATTTCTTGTCTGATTAAACTGGAATTTTTGCTGTCCTTGAATCTAGAATACCATGTTAGGTGATCTAATCCATCCAGTTCGCTAAAGATCTACTTTCCTCGTCTTAGAATGTATAATCGTTTTTGAGGTGGGCAGGGTATTAAGGAAATATGTGAGAATGATTTGATGAAGTTTATGATTTGTTGAGGAGAGACAataagtgaaaaaaaattaaatggatAATGGTAGTGATTGGTTGAGGCTTGAGAGTAGATGTATGTGAAAAATAGTTCCATTTTAAGATAAATGATTGTGttaaaaataactatattttcaTATAGAGGTCGTAGTATTCCATTCAATTTGCtgtaaagtactccctccgtattttaatgtatgacgccgttgactttttgaccaacgtttgacctttcgtcttattcaaaaattttatacaaatataaaaatacttatgtcatgcttaaagaacatttgatgataaatcaaatctcaataaaataaattataattacataatttttttaagcatgacataagtattttataattaaataaatcataagtattacataattataattaaataaattataatttattttattgagatttgatttatcatcaaatgttctttaagtatgacataagtatttttatatttgtataaaatttttgaataagacgagtggtcaaacgttggttaaaaagtcaacggtgtcatacattaaaatacggagggagtatatgtataCTTGCAAGATCCCTGGACAAAAACACAGCAGCATCCCTGTCCTGCGTTCTTGTCATATCTGTTATTTGCTACAAATATTTATCCGGAGGAATACGATACAACATTGCATTGGACGAGCTCCTCTTGATTCCTACCTACTCGGAGAAACAAAAGCAACGTGCACGCAGATAGCGTTTCTGCTCAGGATCAATGGCTATGCAGCTCACTCCATCCAAATGTCCCAACCAACCCTAGCTTTGCTTGCACACACGCCGGAGAGAGGAGATGACCAAATCGACAATGGTAGGCTTGAAATGAAACCTCAtcaccctccccttctcttcctcttcttataCATTCATCTGGTGCCAAGATCACACACACTCACCGGTGTTCGTCGCTGATCCGATCGATCAATCCAACAATGGTGGTGCATTTGCATCCGTGTTCATCCATCTGTTCATCGAATTCtgataacattttttttgatatatatggcgatcgatcgatgttgCAATGATCATGGTGGTGTGGTGATTGCAGGGgcaagaagccgccgccgccgccgccgtggagcttGGAGTGAAGCGAGGGGTGCCGACgctggtggcgccggcggcggagacgaaggGTGGGCTCTACTACCTCTCCAACCTCGACCAGAACATCGCCGTCATCGTGCAGACCGTCTACTGcttcgcggcggccgccggcggcggcggcggcggcggcgccggcgacgcacTGAGGGAGTCGCTGTCCAGGGTCCTTGTCCACTACTAccctctcgccggccgcctGGCGCTCACCGACGACGGGAAGCTTATCGTGGACTGCACCGGCGAGGGCGCCGTGTTCGTCGACGCCGTGGccgacgccgccatggccgaccTCGGCGACATCACCCGCCCCGACCCCGCCGTCCTCGGCGAGCTCGTCTACAGCGTCCCCGGCGCCAAGAACGTCCTCGAGATGCCCCTCCTCGCAGCTCAGGCACGTACATGAACTCTCATGCGATTATCCATTTAGGCCTTATTTagattccaaattttttttttgcaaaaacgtTATATCAAATGTTTGAACATATGCATGAGATATtagatttgagaaaaaaaacaaattgtatagtttgcatgtaaattgcgagacgaactttttaagcctaattacgtcatgatttggcaatgtgatactacagtaaacatttggtaACGatgaattaattaagcttaataaattcgtctcgcaatttacaatcggaatatgtaatttgttttgttattagtctacatttaacacttcaaatgtgtatccgtatacttCGAAAACTTTACGTctaaagaactaaacacacccttaatcgTTGCGTTTGTTGCTCATAATCATCTACGAGTTCTTGTTAATGGCGATGGAGTAGGTGACCAAGTTCAAGTGCGGCGGGTTCGTGCTGGGCCTCGCCATCAACCACTGCATGTtcgacggcgtcggcgccaTGCAGTTCGTCAACTCGTGGGGCGAGACGGCGAGGGGCGTGCCGCTCTCCGTCCCGCCGGCGCTCgaccgcgccgtgctccgcgcgcGCGACCCGCCGCGGGTCGCGTTCCCGCACCACGAGTTCGCGCAgatcgacgacggcgatggcggcggctcgccggcgcaggacggcgccgagccgccgctcctgcACAGGTCGTTCCGGTTCACGCCCGAGTCCATCGCCCGCGTCAAGGCGCtcgccgcgggcgacggcggcggcgtcggcggcgtcggcgggcgcgCGCCCACGACGTTCGAGGCGCTCGCCGGGTTCGTGTGGAgcgcgcgcacggcggcgctggggatggggcgcgcgcggcggagcaAGCTCCTCTTCGCCGTGGACGGGCGGCCGCGgttcaccgcgccgccgctcccggcggGGTACTTCGGCAACGCCATCGTGCTGACCAgcgccgcgtgcgccgccggcgagctgtcGCCCGCGCGCGCCGTGCGGCTGGTGCGCGGCGCCGCGGAGGCGGTGACGGACGCGTACATGCGCTCCGCGGTGGACTACTTCGAGGCGACGCGGGCGCGGCCGTCGCTGGCGTCGACGCTGCTGATCACGGCGTGGTCGCGGCTGCCGTTCCGCGCCGCCGACTTTGGGTGGGGCCCGCCCGCGGCGTACGGCCCCGCAGCGCTgccggagagggaggtggcgctgttCCTGTCGTgcgccggcgagggcggtggCGTCCGCGTGCTGCtcggcctccccgccgccgccatggccgagtTCGAGCGACTCGTGGACGAGGTGATCTTCTGATCGCCTCCTGGATTTGACGGCCATGGTCAAAGGCTAAGCAGCGCGTAATCGTTGACTATTTATATACATTATGGTTGTTAATTTAATTGAGCATCAAAGAGCTGTGTGGTAGTGACAGCCACTTAATTTGCTGCATGCAGCTGATGATATGCCTCTCTATATAACTTGTTTGAAAATGTCATGGTTAATGACATTTGttgtttgaaaaatatttttgtgaaTGTTTGCATTTAAAGCACTGCGATGGGGCTAATATTggcaaaattttgaattgacaaatcgtgtactccctccatatttagGACAACTATTCCGTTCGATGTTTCATAATATTGTATATATGCATGAAATTAAATAGCGCCTCCCTCTTCTCTTTACTTCGTTTTTCAGATTCCTCCTTGGAATAGTAACAAACTATTTTGGAATGATTCGAACGAGTAAGAAGCAGTTTCGTCTTTTATTTTGTAACGGAAGGTATAAATGTTATTCACATAAGTTGTTTATGAACCTAAGTTACTCGAGAATTGAGTTGGAGTATAATCGAAATGTCCTAATCTCCTTAAACTTTGGGGGTAAATTGGCCTGTATATAACTCTACATTATATTAAATGAAGGAGCACTGCTATgcatatgatggatttgtaCGACCCATGTCCGACCATACCATGTCCACCGCCTTTGACCGTCGCACATTTGAGTCGGACGTATAGCTATTTTCTAAATGAAGATGAAAGATGAAAAGCATGGGTGGTATGGTGATAGAATTATAGATAGGTACAAATTCTAGTGGCTATAAATATTAAGTGGGCTTtcaataaaaatttagaaagactagggaatttgtttctttgtttcCGTTGTTTTGAGTGTGGTGTTGAGTATGTATTGATGTGTGTGGGTGCATCTGCTGTATatacttgaaaaataaataatgcaTCTATCGTGTActtgaaaaagaaataaaatatatatttattcgtAAGCGGCAAGCCGACAATGTTGAAGCATAATTGAATTGGTCATTTCCTCTATTAACCCAGTTTATACCTCACGTCTACCAATTGTCGTACTTTCCAATACAGTAACGTGTAAGCGGCAATGTTGAAGCATAATTGAATTGCTAATTTCCTCTATTAATTCAGATTATACACCCCACGTCTAACAATTGTCGTACAAATTTTCTACAGTAACGTGTAGGGTTTAATCTAGGAGTATTTTCCTTTTACGAATGACATATCGTTTTTATTCTACGAGAACAATTGTGACAATTTCTTTGCACCCTTTAATAATAATAgaacatatataataaatagaCATATCcctattaattttttataacaTAGTACAAACGTATGCAGTCACAACCAAGGGCGGAGCTAGAACAAAATGAAGGGGGTTCCACTCGCTTGCTTTACTCAGGTTTGAATCAAAATAGCTTGGTACATGTGCCTAAGTTTAAATTGGCTGGTATATATATGGTAAAAATAGATAAACTATAgctaaaaaaaaaggttttgaaCTAGGTTCCTGGGGACCTCCTAGCTATACGTAGCTCCACCCctagtcacaactcacaacacGCGTACACTTGCCCCTATGAACGTAAAtgcaccctacccctatgagcatttCCGAAAGACTTATGAATATACATGCACCTACCCTTATGAATACATCTGAAAGACTGAACCGACATATCTTGAGATTATTACAGTCACAATGGGTATAAACGTACTCACACCCTACCCCAAGATGTGACGAAGTCACCATGAGCACCTCGTGTTGATGGGTACatcgtctaccactgaaagaataactTATCTTAAATGCGAGCACTCGTGTCAAGTACATGAGTTAATCTTGGGTAGGCTAGtaccataaaaaaaactaaccagCTAAGATATGCTCACTTCGCATCGTAATGAATATCTAGTTAAAGCATCtctctaatataaatattccgTTAGATTGATATAGCAATTTTTGAAGCATCTCTCTAATATAAATTTTTCTTTAGATTGATATAGCAATTTATAGGCCTTataaacaagaaaaataaaaccattttaacgtTGCGAGGACTTGAACTTCACCCCCACCAAATCCCCCAAAATGTTTGAGTGGGCGCAACCACACATACCACATTCACATACGACTTGCAACCATCACAATTGTAGATAAatgcctttttttcccctctagAATGCGTGGCCGTGTCAACGATACGTCACAAGAACATAAATATatactggtggagaaagcgtttgtagtcccggttcgtaaccccctttagtcccgattttcaaaccgggactaccaatccgggactaaagatcgagctgacctttttttttgcatggccctgttgctgcatggtttatatatatatatatatatatatatatatatatatatatatatatatatatatatatatatatatatatatatatatatatatatacacatatacatatacatatatatatatataatatttatatatgtttcaatacatatacatgaataatatatatgtatttatacatatatatgttatgcaaatgcatatatatacatatatacatacatatatatatatatacatatatatatatacatatatacatatatacatatatatatatatatatacatatatacatatatatacatatatatacatatatttatatatgtatatttatatatatagatatatgtatatatatatatatatatgtatatatatgtatatatatatgtatatatatatatatatatatgtatatgtatatatatatatatgtatatgtatatatatatatatatatatatatatatgtatatatatatatatatatatatatatatatatatatatatatatatatatatatgtatatatatatatatatatatatatatatatatatatatatatatatatatatatatatatatatatatatatatatatatatatatatatatatatatatatatatatatatacatacatacatacatacatatacatacatacatacatacatatacatacatacatacatacatacatatagatacatatatataaatatatacatatgtatatatatacatatgtatatatatacatatgtatatacatatatatgtatatatatatatatatacatatatacatatatatgtatatatacatatatacatatatatgtacatatatatatatatatatatgtacatatatatgtatatgtatatatgtatatatgtatatacatatatatatatatatatatatatatatatatatatgaccaaaatatatatttacattaaagaaaatgtgtacatgcatatagaaaaatagacatgtattaaATACAATCCATTttgatgtcct encodes the following:
- the LOC9266238 gene encoding omega-hydroxypalmitate O-feruloyl transferase isoform X1, which codes for MTKSTMGQEAAAAAAVELGVKRGVPTLVAPAAETKGGLYYLSNLDQNIAVIVQTVYCFAAAAGGGGGGGAGDALRESLSRVLVHYYPLAGRLALTDDGKLIVDCTGEGAVFVDAVADAAMADLGDITRPDPAVLGELVYSVPGAKNVLEMPLLAAQVTKFKCGGFVLGLAINHCMFDGVGAMQFVNSWGETARGVPLSVPPALDRAVLRARDPPRVAFPHHEFAQIDDGDGGGSPAQDGAEPPLLHRSFRFTPESIARVKALAAGDGGGVGGVGGRAPTTFEALAGFVWSARTAALGMGRARRSKLLFAVDGRPRFTAPPLPAGYFGNAIVLTSAACAAGELSPARAVRLVRGAAEAVTDAYMRSAVDYFEATRARPSLASTLLITAWSRLPFRAADFGWGPPAAYGPAALPEREVALFLSCAGEGGGVRVLLGLPAAAMAEFERLVDEVIF
- the LOC4327229 gene encoding DEK domain-containing chromatin-associated protein 1 yields the protein MASDAKPDSPPAGVDPPPPKEEAKAEKEGEGEEPQSGGRKRGRRKKGEAEKEKEKPPPATPTIERPSRERKTVERYSELAPRVTPAKKSPAILQGSGSKLKDIPNIQFKLSKRKADENLQSLHVLMYGRKSNVHFLKRNISQFSGFVWTDNQEKQRTRIKEKLDKFNKEKLLDFCEILDIHVSRAATKKEEVSAKLLEFLESPCITRDVVLTDDKKGKKRGRRSKGNGQATAEGASDGKKRRKSRKQSTEAAKENDDEDDEGPADSEDASMGEEDDEDSEAKDNAGSDEEPDEPPAKKKATDDKQTKKAKEKDATAKKASTRPAKGVSKPSQDTEEDDEPEVELESKKVVKKVSKSSKESDVTVDKTTKKASKSKKDEGKDGQNNNSGALNNKARKKDAAKTTNKNKGKGKGSTEAGAAPTTEELHAVVSDILKEVDFNTATLADILRQLGTHFKMDLMDRKSEVKHIIEEVINSMSDDEEGEEDNAEDDKDKNAKEENSKEDADGDEK
- the LOC9266238 gene encoding omega-hydroxypalmitate O-feruloyl transferase isoform X2 — its product is MGQEAAAAAAVELGVKRGVPTLVAPAAETKGGLYYLSNLDQNIAVIVQTVYCFAAAAGGGGGGGAGDALRESLSRVLVHYYPLAGRLALTDDGKLIVDCTGEGAVFVDAVADAAMADLGDITRPDPAVLGELVYSVPGAKNVLEMPLLAAQVTKFKCGGFVLGLAINHCMFDGVGAMQFVNSWGETARGVPLSVPPALDRAVLRARDPPRVAFPHHEFAQIDDGDGGGSPAQDGAEPPLLHRSFRFTPESIARVKALAAGDGGGVGGVGGRAPTTFEALAGFVWSARTAALGMGRARRSKLLFAVDGRPRFTAPPLPAGYFGNAIVLTSAACAAGELSPARAVRLVRGAAEAVTDAYMRSAVDYFEATRARPSLASTLLITAWSRLPFRAADFGWGPPAAYGPAALPEREVALFLSCAGEGGGVRVLLGLPAAAMAEFERLVDEVIF